A DNA window from Setaria viridis chromosome 2, Setaria_viridis_v4.0, whole genome shotgun sequence contains the following coding sequences:
- the LOC117845473 gene encoding GLABRA2 expression modulator, translating to MQPAARSWSSPPAATEASPYAMPSPVQPASSNGTKEAVKNALSRWGRKVGEATRKAEDLSRNTWQHLRTAPSIGEAAVARIAQGTKVLAEGGHDKIFRRAFSAPPDEQLRKSYACYLSTAAGPVMGILYLSTARVAFCSDSPLSYDAGGGDRTEWSYYKVAIPLHRLRAASASASELKPAEKFIQLVSADKHEFWFMGFVNYDGAVAHLQEALSGFHNLQAL from the exons ATGCAGCCGGCCGCGAGAAGttggtcgtcgccgccggcggcaacgGAGGCCAGCCCTTACGCGATGCCTTCGCCTGTACAGCCGGCGTCGTCCAACG GCACCAAGGAGGCGGTGAAGAATGCGCTGTCGCGGTGGGGGCGGAAGGTCGGGGAGGCGACCAGGAAGGCCGAGGATCTGTCGCGCAACACTTGGCAGCACT TGAGGACGGCGCCAAGCAtcggggaggcggccgtggcgaggatCGCGCAGGGGACCAAGGTGCTGGCGGAAGGCGGCCACGACAAGATATTCCGGCGGGCCTTCAGCGCCCCGCCGGACGAGCAGCTCCGCAAGTCCTACGCCTGCTACCTCTCCACGGCCGCCGGCCCGGTGATGGGCATCCTCTACCTCTCCACGGCCAGGGTCGCCTTCTGCAGCGACAGCCCCCTGTCctacgacgccggcggcggtgacagGACGGAATGGAGCTACTACAAG GTGGCGATTCCTCTGCACCGGCTGAGGGCGGCCAGCGCGTCGGCGAGCGAGCTCAAGCCCGCAGAGAAGTTCATCCAGCTGGTGTCGGCGGACAAGCACGAGTTCTGGTTCATGGGGTTCGTCAACTACGACGGCGCGGTAGCGCACCTCCAGGAAGCGCTGAGCGGCTTCCATAACTTGCAGGCCCTTTGA